A window of Sutcliffiella cohnii contains these coding sequences:
- a CDS encoding RNA polymerase sigma factor: MLNVVDRLRAGEESALVELMQLYGDYLTRTAYLLVKDRQLSEELVQDTYVLAYKRIDQLHDNDKIKSWLTSIIMNLARSHMRKWSFKNVLLTFDSTPLMSKGSPTDELEQKLLNVMDNKLIYKEIQNLSYKYKEIIVLFYYNELKTNEIAELLKMKENTVKSRLKRGRVLLKENLLKGGYEHG; encoded by the coding sequence GTGTTGAATGTTGTGGATCGGTTACGAGCTGGTGAGGAATCAGCATTAGTGGAGTTAATGCAATTGTATGGAGATTATTTAACACGAACCGCGTACTTGTTAGTTAAAGACCGCCAATTATCGGAGGAACTTGTTCAAGATACATACGTTCTAGCATATAAAAGAATCGATCAGCTGCATGATAATGACAAAATAAAGAGCTGGCTCACTTCCATTATTATGAACCTGGCCAGGTCACATATGAGAAAATGGAGCTTTAAAAATGTATTATTAACTTTTGATTCTACCCCACTAATGAGTAAAGGTTCGCCAACAGACGAACTGGAACAAAAGCTACTAAATGTAATGGATAACAAGCTGATTTACAAAGAAATTCAAAACTTATCCTACAAGTATAAAGAAATAATCGTCCTATTTTATTATAACGAATTGAAAACGAACGAAATTGCCGAGTTGCTGAAAATGAAAGAAAACACGGTGAAGTCTAGGTTGAAAAGAGGCCGTGTTCTATTAAAGGAAAACTTATTAAAAGGAGGCTATGAACATGGGTAG
- a CDS encoding SDR family NAD(P)-dependent oxidoreductase, with protein sequence MTILQGKIALVTGGSRGLGKGISTILAEAGATVIVNYAHNTTAAEETVQIIMDAGGKAIAIQSDITNEEAVKQLVVEVKEKLGGTIDILVNNATGPQPELSLEEITWEDYLDQLNFFVKAPLFLLKAVLPGMKEKGEGRIINIGSEVITLGNPNFSSYVTAKSAQLGMTRSWASELGPFGITVNMLNPGFVPVERHEGIDASGYAKNVPLRRVGLPSDIASTVLFLASNQSKFITGQTITVNGGNTYGI encoded by the coding sequence ATGACGATTTTACAGGGGAAGATTGCTTTAGTTACTGGTGGTTCAAGAGGTTTAGGAAAAGGTATTTCAACTATACTAGCAGAAGCAGGAGCAACAGTTATTGTTAACTATGCACATAATACTACGGCAGCGGAAGAAACTGTTCAAATTATTATGGATGCAGGTGGAAAGGCGATTGCTATTCAAAGTGACATAACAAATGAAGAAGCTGTGAAACAACTGGTGGTAGAGGTGAAAGAAAAACTTGGGGGAACGATAGACATCCTTGTCAATAATGCTACAGGACCACAACCGGAGTTATCATTAGAGGAAATCACGTGGGAAGATTATTTGGACCAATTAAACTTTTTTGTCAAAGCACCTTTGTTTCTACTTAAAGCAGTATTACCTGGAATGAAGGAAAAAGGAGAAGGGCGTATTATTAATATAGGTAGTGAAGTAATAACGTTAGGCAATCCTAATTTTTCATCTTATGTTACTGCAAAATCTGCTCAACTTGGGATGACTCGCTCATGGGCAAGTGAGTTAGGCCCGTTTGGAATTACTGTTAACATGTTAAATCCAGGATTTGTGCCAGTCGAGCGGCATGAGGGAATAGATGCAAGTGGATATGCTAAAAATGTTCCATTAAGAAGAGTGGGACTGCCTAGTGACATTGCTTCAACCGTATTGTTTTTAGCATCCAATCAATCAAAGTTTATAACAGGTCAAACCATTACGGTCAATGGTGGGAATACGTATGGTATATAA
- a CDS encoding DDE-type integrase/transposase/recombinase codes for MYPQIITYLLTFINYQEQIIRTLLTLLIGKSMFDKPKEAPVNQPYRKLQIDDLPIIEKLERLDYQLLLAEHLQSKGKPLKPVQRRANSTPVPSTLCCPKCGAPSAYLYANNGGKGQYQCKVCACVFNKKSRYQKEAILKCPHCLKTLEKIKERKDFHVFKCKNDMCTYYQKNLSAMTKKEKKQFKEDPQSLKVRYIYRKFHIDYQPLSKQSPKQPKVDLSRLYVSPHTLGLILTYHVNYGLSARKTAAIMKDIHGVSVSHQSILNYENSVALWLKPYIDYFPYELSDQFCGDETYIRVNGRWHYLFFFFDAVKKVILSYPVSPNRDTATAIRAIDEVLVKLKEIPENLQFVVDGNPIYLLAQHFFAENHISFDVKQVIGLTNEDDVSREYRPLKQIIERLNRTFKGNYRSTHGFGSEQGSVSFVTLFVAYFNFLRPHSSLEGKVPVTIPELEKLPTMPARWTALIGLAQDWIQQQSA; via the coding sequence TTGTACCCTCAAATTATAACCTATTTATTAACTTTTATAAACTATCAAGAACAAATTATTCGAACTTTGCTTACTCTATTGATTGGAAAAAGCATGTTCGATAAACCAAAAGAAGCTCCTGTTAATCAGCCTTATCGAAAGCTTCAAATTGATGATTTACCTATCATTGAAAAACTAGAAAGGCTCGATTATCAGCTTTTATTAGCGGAACACCTTCAATCCAAAGGGAAACCGTTAAAACCAGTACAGCGACGAGCGAATTCTACGCCCGTACCGTCTACCTTATGTTGTCCTAAGTGTGGTGCTCCTTCTGCGTACTTGTACGCAAACAACGGAGGAAAAGGACAATATCAGTGTAAGGTGTGTGCGTGTGTTTTCAATAAAAAAAGTCGTTATCAGAAAGAGGCCATTCTTAAGTGTCCTCACTGCCTTAAAACGCTTGAAAAAATTAAAGAACGAAAAGATTTTCACGTGTTTAAGTGCAAAAATGATATGTGTACCTATTATCAAAAAAACTTGAGCGCCATGACCAAAAAAGAGAAAAAACAATTTAAAGAAGATCCACAATCGCTGAAAGTACGCTACATTTACCGGAAGTTCCACATCGACTATCAACCGTTATCCAAACAATCACCAAAGCAGCCAAAAGTCGATTTATCAAGATTGTATGTTTCACCGCATACACTTGGGCTCATCTTGACGTACCATGTCAATTACGGATTATCGGCCCGTAAAACGGCCGCGATCATGAAGGATATTCACGGTGTGTCTGTCTCCCATCAAAGTATCCTAAACTACGAAAACAGCGTCGCGTTATGGCTTAAGCCTTATATTGACTACTTTCCGTATGAGCTGTCGGATCAATTCTGTGGGGATGAAACGTACATCCGGGTCAACGGTCGTTGGCATTATCTGTTTTTCTTTTTTGATGCGGTCAAGAAAGTCATTCTTTCGTATCCAGTGTCGCCAAATCGCGACACCGCAACAGCGATACGAGCGATTGATGAAGTACTAGTGAAACTGAAAGAAATACCAGAAAACCTACAATTTGTAGTAGATGGTAACCCTATTTACTTGTTGGCACAGCATTTCTTCGCAGAAAACCACATATCGTTTGACGTAAAACAGGTCATCGGGCTAACAAATGAAGATGATGTCTCCAGAGAGTATCGACCTCTCAAGCAAATCATCGAGAGACTAAATCGCACGTTTAAAGGGAATTATCGATCGACGCACGGCTTTGGTTCTGAACAAGGATCTGTTTCTTTTGTGACATTGTTTGTGGCTTACTTTAACTTCTTACGTCCACATTCTTCACTCGAAGGTAAAGTGCCCGTAACAATTCCAGAATTAGAAAAGCTACCAACCATGCCAGCGAGGTGGACAGCCCTTATTGGATTAGCTCAAGACTGGATTCAACAACAGTCAGCCTAA
- a CDS encoding carbohydrate ABC transporter permease: protein MAGKREVGEGKFSPKKIFVYMSLIVGSLVSLFPFYYMFVMATRLNREINQVPPPFTPGKHLVENFQKVLNSIDFFGAMWNSFFVATTVTLGTLFLSSLAGYAFAKLDFKGKSILFGMILVTMMVPPQLGLIPQYYIITTLGWLNDFKAIIIPGLINAFGIFWMRQYIKDGVPYEIIEAAKIDGCSNFRIYWNIVVPMILPAFATLGIIVFMAVWNDFLWPLVVLRDPSMHTLQVALRSLNDARLLDYGMIMSGTFWATVPLLIVFLLFNRLFIQSLSEGAVK, encoded by the coding sequence ATGGCAGGGAAAAGAGAAGTAGGAGAAGGGAAATTCTCACCTAAAAAAATATTTGTATATATGAGTTTAATCGTTGGTTCTTTAGTTTCCCTCTTTCCGTTTTACTATATGTTCGTAATGGCTACTCGATTAAATAGAGAGATTAACCAAGTGCCACCTCCGTTTACTCCGGGAAAACATTTGGTAGAAAACTTTCAGAAAGTATTAAACAGTATTGATTTCTTTGGAGCGATGTGGAACTCCTTCTTCGTAGCAACGACCGTAACGTTAGGGACGCTATTTTTAAGCTCACTGGCCGGGTACGCGTTCGCGAAGCTTGATTTTAAAGGGAAAAGCATATTGTTCGGGATGATTTTAGTTACAATGATGGTACCACCACAATTAGGTCTAATTCCACAGTATTATATCATTACGACGTTAGGTTGGTTGAATGATTTTAAAGCGATCATTATTCCAGGTCTAATTAACGCTTTCGGTATCTTTTGGATGAGACAATATATTAAAGATGGTGTACCGTATGAAATTATCGAAGCGGCAAAAATCGATGGCTGTTCTAACTTCCGTATTTATTGGAATATTGTAGTGCCAATGATATTGCCAGCATTCGCGACGTTAGGAATTATCGTATTCATGGCTGTATGGAACGACTTCTTATGGCCGCTAGTAGTGTTAAGAGATCCATCGATGCATACGTTACAGGTTGCGTTACGTTCATTAAATGATGCGCGATTATTGGATTATGGTATGATTATGTCTGGAACATTCTGGGCGACAGTGCCTTTATTAATCGTATTCTTACTATTCAACCGTTTGTTTATCCAAAGCTTATCTGAAGGTGCGGTTAAGTAA
- a CDS encoding YesL family protein has product MGKLIVQIAEFIYKFIALNILWVCFFLLGLGVFGFMPSTVALFRVVREWIKGEKDIFLFKNYFKFYKQEFFRSNINGAIFLLLFYIIYVNFTFVSYFYDESIHFFIYLLIFGVSAIVIMTFVNLFSVMAHFEFKTLQYLKVAVGLVFASPINTMMQLVWLVAYFLVAINFPKLFILIGISVFAYVLMSINYSVFKKYNAV; this is encoded by the coding sequence TTGGGGAAATTAATCGTTCAAATTGCCGAGTTCATTTATAAGTTTATCGCACTCAATATATTATGGGTATGTTTCTTTCTATTAGGACTAGGTGTTTTTGGTTTTATGCCTTCAACCGTAGCGCTATTTCGAGTGGTGAGAGAATGGATTAAAGGCGAAAAAGACATATTTCTATTTAAAAACTATTTTAAGTTTTATAAACAAGAGTTTTTCCGTTCTAATATTAATGGTGCAATTTTCTTACTATTATTTTATATTATTTATGTAAACTTCACGTTTGTTTCATATTTTTACGATGAATCTATACATTTCTTCATTTATTTATTGATTTTTGGAGTTTCAGCCATTGTAATAATGACGTTTGTAAATTTATTTTCTGTGATGGCTCATTTTGAGTTTAAAACATTGCAGTATTTGAAAGTAGCAGTTGGATTAGTATTTGCTAGCCCAATTAATACGATGATGCAGTTAGTTTGGTTAGTTGCTTATTTCTTAGTCGCAATTAATTTTCCTAAACTATTTATCTTAATCGGTATTAGTGTTTTTGCATATGTACTTATGAGTATCAACTATTCCGTTTTTAAAAAATATAATGCAGTATAG
- a CDS encoding LacI family DNA-binding transcriptional regulator, translated as MATIYDIAKKTGYSISTVSKVLNNRSDVGEKTKKIINQAVEELGYFPSSSARTLSTKKSWTIGVVFVEDSGIGMEHPFFNAVIESFKKNAEKEGYDLLFASSKIGKESKPYLDHFMYRGVDGVVVVCSTLNTPDIEKLMESDIPSVVIDLDTRGVSVVFSDNLHGSELAVGYLYSLGHRKIAHIAGSEELYVGVQRLKGFTQAMEKHGLSVPKGYVVDGGYFTYDGGKKAMEKLIKQKDRPTAVYVAGDLMAIAAIDAIKENGLNVPEDISIIGFDDIQMARYITPALTTIRQDTKLIGKTAANMLIDQMNNKKKQFMSVKIPVSLVQRDSCRPI; from the coding sequence ATGGCCACGATATATGATATTGCGAAAAAGACAGGCTACTCGATCAGCACTGTTTCTAAAGTGTTAAATAATCGTTCAGATGTAGGAGAAAAAACGAAAAAAATAATAAATCAAGCAGTAGAAGAATTAGGATACTTCCCAAGTTCTAGTGCCAGAACATTATCAACAAAAAAATCATGGACGATTGGAGTCGTATTCGTCGAGGACTCCGGAATTGGCATGGAGCATCCTTTCTTTAACGCAGTGATTGAAAGCTTTAAGAAAAACGCTGAGAAAGAAGGATATGACCTTCTTTTCGCTTCCAGTAAAATTGGAAAAGAGTCAAAGCCATATTTAGATCATTTTATGTACCGAGGAGTAGATGGGGTAGTTGTCGTTTGTTCCACGTTGAATACTCCAGATATAGAAAAACTAATGGAATCGGATATTCCATCAGTCGTTATTGATTTAGATACTAGGGGAGTAAGTGTAGTATTTAGCGATAACCTCCATGGCAGTGAACTAGCAGTCGGCTATTTGTATTCATTAGGACATAGAAAAATAGCACATATTGCTGGTAGCGAGGAATTGTACGTTGGTGTTCAACGTCTGAAGGGATTTACGCAGGCGATGGAAAAGCACGGACTTTCCGTTCCTAAAGGATATGTAGTAGATGGCGGTTACTTTACGTATGATGGTGGAAAAAAAGCGATGGAAAAGCTTATAAAACAGAAGGATCGACCGACAGCTGTTTATGTAGCTGGGGACTTGATGGCAATTGCAGCGATCGATGCGATTAAGGAGAATGGTTTAAACGTTCCAGAAGATATTTCTATTATAGGTTTTGATGATATACAAATGGCTCGTTATATTACTCCCGCCCTAACAACCATTCGGCAAGATACGAAGTTGATTGGGAAAACAGCAGCAAATATGTTGATTGATCAAATGAATAATAAAAAGAAGCAGTTTATGTCCGTGAAGATTCCGGTCTCACTTGTTCAGAGAGATTCTTGTAGACCAATATAA
- a CDS encoding carbohydrate ABC transporter permease, protein MATTKKSKGLTEKKRTALSAYLFISPFFILFAIFGLFPMIFSFYLSFFRWDGLNAMEFNGFKNFSFIFNDPVFFSSIKNTFLIGIMGTVPQIVAALLIAFALNSALLRFRNTFRTLVFLPYITSIVSVAIIFGLIFNNQPFGFANYFLSFFDLGPIRWNADYWPVKIAIATMVFWRWVGYNTIIFLAGMQSIPRELYEAAKIDGATVGQQIRLITLPMLKPITMFVVFTATIGSLQLFTEPLIFLGRGLREEGITMVAYLWRDAFVYNSFGTASAAAIVLFLIIITLTAINLLITNQLGRSKKVS, encoded by the coding sequence GTGGCTACGACAAAAAAGTCTAAAGGTTTAACTGAGAAAAAGCGTACTGCTTTATCAGCATATTTATTTATCTCTCCATTCTTCATCTTATTTGCTATCTTTGGGTTGTTCCCGATGATATTTAGTTTCTATTTATCTTTCTTTCGCTGGGATGGCTTAAATGCGATGGAGTTTAATGGGTTTAAAAACTTTTCATTTATTTTTAATGATCCTGTGTTTTTCTCTTCTATAAAGAACACGTTCCTTATTGGAATTATGGGAACCGTTCCACAAATCGTAGCAGCATTATTAATTGCCTTTGCACTAAACTCGGCATTATTACGCTTTCGTAATACGTTCCGCACGTTAGTTTTCTTACCGTATATTACATCGATTGTATCTGTAGCTATAATATTTGGACTTATTTTTAATAATCAACCTTTCGGATTCGCTAACTATTTTTTAAGTTTCTTTGACCTTGGGCCAATTCGTTGGAACGCGGATTATTGGCCAGTTAAAATTGCCATTGCGACCATGGTATTTTGGAGATGGGTAGGATATAACACAATCATCTTCTTAGCTGGTATGCAAAGTATTCCGAGAGAGTTATATGAAGCAGCTAAAATTGACGGTGCAACAGTTGGTCAGCAAATTCGCCTTATCACATTACCAATGTTGAAGCCAATTACAATGTTTGTCGTGTTTACAGCGACAATCGGAAGTTTACAGCTATTCACGGAACCATTAATTTTCTTAGGAAGAGGCTTACGTGAAGAAGGTATTACGATGGTTGCATACCTTTGGAGAGACGCGTTTGTGTATAACTCCTTCGGAACAGCTTCTGCAGCGGCAATTGTTTTATTCTTGATCATTATTACGTTAACAGCTATTAACTTACTAATTACAAATCAACTTGGACGTTCGAAAAAAGTTAGCTAG
- a CDS encoding ABC transporter substrate-binding protein — protein MKKFWKLAASSVLAVSLLAACNNNDGGTNAGDDTSTEKIGNGDVELVFWEFGNTGYDKLIEEYVADNPHVSINLQNSDMNDLHDNLFTSISAGSGAPDITMIEEAQIERYRNAEHAFANLFDFGAADISGNYLDWVWQNGENAAGDFLFGLPTDIGPTVMFYRTDVFEEAGFDSSPEAVSELITTWEDFENVAKEIKEKTGKMMTDAGELVFNARRDQATQQYFNTDDELIMDEHNQIKDAFNYVADLFDQGLVGDIPLWTPEWFGGMGEGTYATMLAPAWMQGVIKDNSPEEGVWSITTMPEGAGNWGGSYLAVPAESDHAEEAYKFIAWLTAPEQQLKAFLGYGLFPSAPAVYDMPEFMEYEDAYFGGIATAQVFSEAAQQVEPVYKGRLYYPVDDEMKQALDNVSAGSDRDEEWKAALDRIQRILDR, from the coding sequence AAAGTTTTGGAAACTTGCAGCATCATCAGTTTTAGCTGTGTCTTTATTAGCTGCTTGTAATAATAATGATGGTGGTACAAACGCAGGTGATGATACGTCTACTGAAAAAATCGGTAACGGTGATGTGGAACTAGTATTTTGGGAGTTCGGTAACACTGGATACGATAAATTAATTGAAGAATATGTAGCAGATAATCCGCATGTTTCAATCAACCTTCAAAATAGTGATATGAACGACTTACATGACAATCTATTTACATCTATTTCTGCAGGTTCAGGTGCACCAGATATTACGATGATTGAAGAAGCACAAATTGAGAGATATCGTAACGCGGAACACGCATTTGCAAACCTTTTCGACTTTGGTGCAGCTGACATCTCAGGGAACTATCTTGATTGGGTATGGCAAAATGGAGAAAATGCAGCTGGAGATTTCTTATTCGGACTACCAACGGATATCGGTCCAACAGTAATGTTTTATCGTACAGATGTTTTTGAAGAAGCAGGCTTTGACTCTTCACCAGAAGCTGTATCAGAATTGATCACTACTTGGGAAGATTTCGAAAACGTAGCAAAAGAAATTAAAGAAAAAACTGGTAAAATGATGACGGACGCTGGAGAGCTTGTTTTCAACGCGAGGCGTGACCAAGCTACTCAACAGTATTTCAATACGGATGATGAGTTAATTATGGATGAGCACAACCAAATTAAAGACGCGTTTAACTATGTAGCAGATTTATTTGACCAAGGCCTAGTTGGAGATATTCCATTATGGACTCCAGAATGGTTCGGAGGTATGGGTGAAGGTACGTATGCAACAATGTTAGCTCCAGCATGGATGCAAGGTGTAATTAAAGACAACTCCCCTGAAGAAGGTGTTTGGTCTATTACAACAATGCCAGAAGGAGCAGGTAACTGGGGTGGATCTTATCTAGCAGTTCCAGCTGAATCTGATCATGCAGAAGAAGCTTATAAATTTATTGCTTGGTTAACAGCTCCAGAACAACAATTAAAAGCATTCTTAGGATACGGTTTATTCCCATCTGCACCGGCTGTATATGATATGCCTGAGTTTATGGAATATGAAGATGCATACTTCGGCGGAATTGCAACTGCACAAGTATTCTCTGAAGCTGCACAACAAGTAGAGCCAGTTTACAAAGGTAGATTATATTACCCAGTAGATGATGAAATGAAACAAGCACTTGATAACGTTTCTGCTGGTAGCGATCGTGATGAAGAGTGGAAAGCAGCACTTGATAGAATTCAACGTATTTTAGACAGATAA